The Brassica napus cultivar Da-Ae chromosome C7, Da-Ae, whole genome shotgun sequence genome has a segment encoding these proteins:
- the LOC106387352 gene encoding zinc finger CCCH domain-containing protein 21 gives MPPKQQPKADLAKKQKQVEDKTFGLKNKNKSKNVQKYVQSLKQSVQPKPDASKVAAKKKKEEEKAREQELNELFKVAISQPKVPVGVDPKSILCEFFKAGQCQKGFKCKFSHDLNIQRKGEKIDIYSDKRDEDGDMEEWDQETLEKVVESKKNEYNQNKPTDIVCKYFLDAVEKKQYGWFWACPNGGKECHYRHALPPGYILKSQMKALLEEESQKMPVEEEIENERAKLKTATQMTPALFMEWKRKKIAERDAGLAASQAERAKNDRMSGRELFLSNASLFVDDAEAFEEYEREKEEEEIEQKAKSKETEAGTSRTSGDAAEQSSKEVDEDDDDDDDLDMDELDELEVSLSKTSIQIREPNSEGSSS, from the exons ATGCCTCCAAAGCAACAACCAAAGGCTGATTTGGCGAAAAAGCAGAAGCAAGTGGAAGACAAAACTTTTGGTCtgaaaaacaagaacaagagcaAGAACGTACAGAAGTATGTCCAGAGTCTCAAGCAATCTGTTCAGCCTAAACCCGACGCATCTAAAGTTGCAGCCAAG aaaaagaaagaggaagAGAAAGCCAGAGAACAGGAGTTGAATGAGTTGTTCAAGGTTGCCATTAGTCAGCCTAAAGTTCCTGTAg GTGTGGATCCAAAGTCAATCCTGTGTGAGTTTTTCAAGGCAGGGCAGTGTCAGAAGGGATTCAAGTGCAAATTCTCTCATGATTTGAACATTCAGAGGAAGGGTGAGAAGATCGATATTTACAGCGATAAGCGTGATGAAG atGGAGATATGGAGGAGTGGGATCAAGAGACCCTTGAAAAGGTTGTGGAGTCGAAGAAAAATGAATATAACCAGAATAAGCCAACTGATATT GTATGCAAGTATTTTCTGGACGCGGTGGAAAAGAAACAGTATGGGTGGTTCTGGGCTTGCCCCAATGGTGGCAAAGAGTGTCACTACAGACACGCTCTTCCACCTGGGTATATCCTTAAATCTCAAATGAAGGCCCTCTTGGAAGAGGAGTCACAAAAGATGCCAGTCGAAGAAGAAATCGAAAATGAG CGTGCAAAACTGAAAACCGCAACACAAATGACACCTGCGCTATTCATGGaatggaagaggaagaagatagcTGAGAGAGATGCAGGTCTGGCTGCTTCTCAGGCCGAGAGAGCTAAGAACGACCGTATGAG TGGTCGGGAGCTGTTTCTGTCGAATGCAAGCTTGTTTGTGGACGATGCTGAGGCTTTTGAAGAATACGAGAGggaaaaagaagaggaagagattgAACAGAAG GCAAAGAGCAAAGAAACAGAGGCAGGGACAAGCAGGACTAGTGGTGATGCTGCTGAACAGAGTTCAAAAGAAGTGGACGAAGAtgacgacgatgatgatgatttggacATGGATGAGCTTGATGAACTGGAAGTAAGCTTGTCGAAGACATCAATCCAGATTCGTGAGCCAAACAGTGAAGGATCATCATCTTGA
- the LOC106385231 gene encoding monothiol glutaredoxin-S12, chloroplastic encodes MAASANLGSLRSTTTSLFFTNRPFSLSMLRSSLVLRTCLIKPTPLRLVVSWPPHHGSSVRAMSSSSSSLEETVKTTVAENPVVVYSKSWCSYSSEVKSLFNGLQVKPLVIELDELGAEGSQLQNVLEKLTGQFTVPNVFIGGKHIGGCSDTLQLYNKGELEPMLAAANAKTGQT; translated from the exons ATGGCCGCATCAGCCAATCTCGGGAGCCTGAGATCGACGACGACGTCGCTGTTTTTTACAAATCGGCCATTCTCTTTGTCCATGTTAAGAAGCTCTCTCGTATTAAGGACATGTCTTATTAAGCCCACACCTCTCCGGCTCGTCGTGTCGTGGCCACCGCACCACGGCTCTTCCGTGAGGGCCATGTCATCATCGTCATCTTCCTTGGAGGAGACAGTTAAAACGACTGTAGCAGAAAACCCTGTGGTTGTCTACTCCAAATCCTGGTGCTC ATACTCGTCGGAAGTGAAGTCGTTATTCAATGGGCTTCAAGTTAAGCCACTCGTTATTGAACTCGATGAACTTG GTGCAGAGGGGTCGCAGCTGCAGAATGTCTTGGAGAAACTCACTGGACAATTCACTGTTCCTAATGTTTTCATCG GAGGCAAGCACATTGGTGGCTGCTCAG ATACGTTGCAGCTGTACAATAAAGGAGAGCTCGAGCCAATGTTAGCTGCGGCCAATGCCAAAACCGGTCAGACCTAG
- the LOC125589918 gene encoding uncharacterized protein LOC125589918: protein MADSKALVKLKDGVPGAVVCPMLTTSNYTVWAMRMKVLLRVHKVWETIEPGTDEEEKNDLSTALLFQSIPESLILQVGDLGSPKVIWEAIRSRNLGAEHVKSARLQTLMNEFDRLKMDDSDSIDTSSGKISELTSKATSLGQSIEGPKVVKKFLNSLPSKFIHMTASLEQLFDLDTTSFEDIIGRLKAYEERIKGFEPIEQQGSLLYSNTEKSYDQRGSDNLGRGRGHNRGRGRGNIGRGRGRSNNGERNKEKRTTRRSFASTARRRETLHQCVPKRKMMKNSTKLKPKLQRQLYTCMSWCFSMKRR, encoded by the coding sequence ATGGCGGATTCAAAAGCTTTGGTAAAGCTTAAAGATGGCGTACCTGGTGCTGTGGTGTGTCCGATGTTGACGACGTCGAACTACACGGTCTGGGCAATGAGGATGAAGGTGCTTCTGCGTGTGCACAAGGTATGGGAAACGATAGAGCCTGGaacagatgaagaagagaagaatgaTCTGTCTACAGCTCTCTTGTTTCAGTCCATACCTGAATCATTGATCTTGCAAGTTGGTGACTTGGGTTCCCCTAAAGTGATATGGGAAGCTATACGATCAAGAAACCTAGGAGCAGAGCATGTTAAATCAGCTCGTCTTCAGACGCTGATGAATGAATTTGATCGTTTGAAGATGGATGACTCGGATTCGATTGATACGTCCTCAGGAAAGATATCGGAGCTTACGTCAAAAGCAACCTCATTGGGACAGAGTATTGAGGGACCTAAAGTTGTGAAGAAGTTTCTTAATAGTCTACCATCAAAGTTCATCCATATGACAGCCTCGTTAGAACAGttgtttgatttggatacaactAGCTTTGAAGACATTATTGGAAGGCTCAAAGCTTATGAAGAACGAATAAAAGGTTTTGAACCTATTGAGCAACAAGGAAGTCTTCTGTACTCAAACACTGAGAAGTCATATGATCAAAGAGGATCAGACAAtttaggaagaggaagaggacatAACAGAGGCCGTGGTAGAGGCAACATAGGAAGAGGTCGTGGCAGAAGCAACAATGGCgagagaaacaaagaaaaaaggacTACTCGCAGATCGTTTGCTTCAACTGCAAGAAGAAGGGAGACTTTGCATCAGTGTGTACCGAAAAGAAAGATGATGAAGAACTCAACAAAGCTGAAACCGAAACTGCAGAGGCAACTTTATACATGCATGAGTTGGTGTTTCTCAATGAAGAGAAGGTGA
- the LOC125589919 gene encoding secreted RxLR effector protein 161-like — translation MEFGVHLSKSMEEHEVDASEYQRKIGCLRYLMHTRPDMAFSVGILSRFMQSPRESHGKALKQVLRYLKGSCDLCLKYKYGGSQEVIGYSDSSHNTDPDDVRSTTGHLFCLGDTPISWCSQKQDVVALSSCEAEYMAATEAAKQAIWLQELMSEITGRRVQRTLIRVDNKSAIALAKNLVFHKRSKHIHKRFHFIRECVERELIDVEHVLGAEQRAYILTKALARIKFKEMRELIKVQKLSENDVKLRRENVE, via the coding sequence ATGGAGTTTGGTGTGCATCTCTCAAAGTCAATGGAAGAGCATGAGGTTGATGCAAGCGAATACCAAAGAAAGATAGGCTGCTTAAGATACTTGATGCATACAAGACCTGACATGGCGTTTAGTGTTGGTATACTAAGTAGGTTTATGCAGTCACCAAGAGAGTCTCATGGGAAAGCGTTGAAGCAAGTTCTAAGGTATCTGAAAGGCTCATGTGATCTCTGTTTGAAGTACAAGTATGGAGGATCTCAAGAAGTTATAGGATACAGCGATAGCAGCCACAATACTGATCCAGACGATGTAAGAAGCACAACTGGACATCTGTTCTGTCTCGGTGACACACCAATATCTTGGTGCTCGCAGAAACAAGACGTGGTAGCTCTATCCTCCTGTGAAGCCGAATACATGGCAGCGACAGAAGCCGCCAAACAAGCCATCTGGCTTCAGGAACTAATGAGTGAGATCACAGGAAGAAGAGTTCAAAGAACATTGATACGCGTGGACAACAAGTCAGCTATAGCACTAGCCAAGAATCTAGTCTTCCACAAACGTAGCAAGCACATTCACAAGCGGTTCCACTTCATTAGAGAATGTGTTGAAAGAGAACTCATTGATGTGGAACATGTACTAGGAGCAGAGCAACGtgcatatatattaacaaaGGCACTAGCAAggatcaagttcaaggagatgAGGGAACTGATCAAAGTTCAGAAACTAAGTGAAAATGATGTTAAGCTTAGAAGGGAGAATGTTGAATAA